From Lagenorhynchus albirostris chromosome 15, mLagAlb1.1, whole genome shotgun sequence, one genomic window encodes:
- the MRPS34 gene encoding small ribosomal subunit protein mS34, translating into MARKKVGPRLIAELARRVRALREQRERPRDSERYALDYETLTRPHSGRKLPARAWADVRRESRLLQLLGRLPLFGLGRLVTRKSWLWQHDEPCYWRLTRVRPDYTAQNLDHGKAWGVLTFKGKTESEAREIEQVMYHDWRLVPKHEEEAFTAFTPAPEDTLRTVPYPPLLRAMILAERQRNGDTSTEEPMLNLKRIRIDPWDYPENQESKRKTKGTAV; encoded by the exons ATGGCGCGGAAGAAGGTGGGGCCGCGGCTGATCGCCGAGCTGGCCCGCCGCGTGCGGGCCCTGCGCGAGCAGCGGGAGCGGCCGCGCGATTCGGAGCGCTACGCCCTGGACTACGAGACGCTGACGCGGCCGCACTCGGGCCGCAAGCTGCCCGCGCGAGCCTGGGCCGATGTGCGCCGCGAGAGCCGCCTCCTGCAGTTGCTTGGCCGCCTCccgctcttcggcctgggccgCCTTGTCACGCGCAAGTCCTGGCTGTGGCAGCACGACGAGCCGTGCTACTGGCGCCTCACGCGGGTCCGGCCCGACTACACGGCGCAG AACTTGGATCATGGGAAGGCCTGGGGCGTCCTGACCTTCAAAG GAAAGACGGAGAGTGAGGCTCGGGAGATAGAACAGGTCATGTACCACGACTGGCGGCTGGTGCCCAAGCACGAGGAGGAAGCCTTCACCGCTTTCACGCCGGCGCCGGAGGACACTCTGCGCACTGTGCCCTACCCGCCGCTCCTCCGCGCAATGATTCTAGCAGAGCGACAGAGAAATGGAGACACCAGCACGGAGGAGCCCATGCTCAATCTGAAGAGGATACGCATTGATCCCTGGGACTATCCTGAGAACCAGGAGTCGAAGAGAAAGACCAAGGGCACTGCAGTCTAA
- the NME3 gene encoding nucleoside diphosphate kinase 3 translates to MICLVLTIFANLFPAAYTGVHERTFLAVKPDGVQRRLVGEIVRRFERKGFKLVALKLVLASEELLRQHYAELRERPFYGRLVKYMGSGPVVAMVWQGLDVVRASRALIGATNPADATPGTIRGDFCIEVGKNVIHGSDSVESARREIALWFRADELLCWEDSAGHWLYE, encoded by the exons ATGATCTGCCTGGTGCTGACCATCTTCGCCAACCTCTTCCCGGCGG CGTACACCGGCGTGCACGAGCGCACTTTCCTGGCCGTGAAGCCTGACGGCGTGCAGCGGCGGCTCGTGGGCGAGATCGTTCGGCGCTTCGAGAGGAAGGGCTTCAAGCTGGTGGCGCTGAAGCTGGTGCTG gcctccgAGGAGCTGCTGCGCCAGCACTACGCCGAGCTGCGTGAGCGCCCTTTCTACGGGCGCCTGGTCAAGTACATGGGCTCCGGGCCGGTGGTGGCCATG GTGTGGCAGGGTCTGGACGTTGTGCGCGCTTCGCGGGCGCTCATCGGGGCCACGAACCCGGCCGACGCCACGCCCGGTACCATCCGTGGCGATTTCTGCATCGAGGTCGGCAA GAACGTGATTCACGGCAGCGACTCGGTGGAGAGCGCCCGCCGCGAGATAGCGCTCTGGTTCCGCGCAGACGAGCTTCTGTGCTGGGAGGACAGCGCCGGGCACTGGCTGTACGAGTAG